The Candidatus Nitrospira nitrificans genomic sequence GAGCGCCGTTCCCACTGAGACGGATCACCCGCAAATCCGTGTTGTATACCTCGCGCAGCACGAGATTTCGTCCGGCCCGCCGAAGGGCGCGGACCTTGGCAAGTTTGTCGATCGCTTGCCGTGACTCGGCGACATCCGCGTCGATCGCGCGATCCAACGCCAAGACCTTCTCCATCAATGCGGCTTCGGCCTGCGCGCGATTCATCACACTCAAGGCGTAGTACACCCGGCTGTCCCGGTCATACCACACATCGGCGATCCTGACGCTTTCCAGCATTTTGTCGGTGGACACTTTCGTCACGCTGTCGATCGTGAGCCGCCGCTCGGCGTTGGAGACACCACGATTCTCGACGAGCAAATACGATTCCCAGTCCTTCGCCTGCGCGGCGACTTCCGCCTTGAAGATGCGAGCCACCGCCGCATAGGCCTGATCCTCCGCATTGCTTCGAGTCTCTGCTTGACCGACCCCTGTCAGGTATTGCGTCAACGGGTAGTCCGCGCTCCGGCCATCGACCCACGCGGGCTTTCCTTTGCCAGTGAACCACGCACAGCCAGTCCATGCAGATACCATCCACCCCAGGCACAGGAAGACCGCGACACCTTGTCCGAACCAACACTCGCCGGTCCGCATCATTGCATCACGCGCTGGATAATGAACATCGTCTGGCCTTCGGTCAGTGCTATCGTGTGTCCATCTTTCGCTGCCGTCGCCCCTTGTCCCGAGGGTTGAATGAACAGGCGGTACTGGCCTGGCGGGACCCACGCTCGGGCCACGTGAATTTCGTCGGGCAAAGTCTGCCAGCTTCGCTTGTCGACTTCTTCGGACGCCACGGCCATTCCATGAGCCACGAGCCCGACCAACAGTCCGACCCAGGGAGCGGCATCCCTTCCCGCGGCATGTTGCGCGCCGATCATCGCTCCTTCCGCCGCCGCATATTTCGTCGCGGCTCGCGCGAGGGCTTTCACCGTGATCGACGGTAAACGTTCCGACAGGCTTTTCTCGGCCAGTGCGGTGACATTGTGTGCCGCTTCAGACCGAACGACGACTGACCGGCCGTTCGAATCCGTCAACGTCATGCTTTCGGATGCGACCTGTGTTTTCTGCGAAACCAGCTGCGGCAGGGCGACGCGGACCACCCGCCCATTGAGTCCGTACAGCACACTGTCCGCAACCCGATCTCGCTGATACGGCGACCGGAAGACGCCTCGATTTAGCAAGACTAACTGTGCGGCATCAAGACTAATAGGCAAGTCCAAGAAAAGATCCTCTTTCCGGGGAGCGCGCCCATTATAGCTGATCAGCACGACTTGAGCGAGTCGCTCTTGGGATGAAAGAGGCTGCCAGACGGCATCAGGAAATGCCTGTCGATATTCGGCAAACTCGGTTGCGAGGTCAAGCGCCGCCGTCGTCCGCAGAAGATCGGCGCGCAAAGACGGAGGGGCGGACATTTTCAGCCACCCGCTCATGGCTCCATACGCTTCATAGGCGTTGCGATAGGCGATAAATGCATTATTCAGATCCCCGACCGCCTCGTACAAGATACCGGATACATACCGAGCAAATCCGTCATTCCGGTATTTGTTTGTGTCCTTGACTCTGTCACTCAGCACATTCAAGCGATGATCGATTCGTCGAGCCTCCACGAGCGCGCCTTGGAGCTGCCCTTGAGCCGCATAGTTGATGGCCTTGATCACGTTGATCATGACGTGTTCGTAGGCATCCCCTTCGTACGGCAGGGCATTATCGTTGGTCAGAAACGCGGCGGTTTCAGAACGGATGGTTCTGGTATAGAGCCGCTCGACCTCCTCTTCCGCCCGCTCCAATGCCGCATTGCTTTGCTGATAGTCACCTGCCAGCTGTAGCACCATTCCGCGATCCATTTCATACAGCACGCGCCCCTTCGCTCCATACTCTTTTTCGGTCTGCTCGACGATCGCCACGGCTCGTTGCGGATCACCGGCAACGAGGCTTTGTTCAATGAGGAGGTAGCGATTGACGAAAGGGCCACAGCCGGTCAACAGCACGAGGGCGGCAAGAAACGGCAGCAATGAGATCGGGGTGACAACGCCCCACCGCACAGAAGCCCCGTGGGCAAAGCGTGGGAGGATTGGGTTCAACAGCGTTCGTGGAACTTAAAAGACGGTCCGCTTTTTCTCAACCACCTTCTTGATCTTCTTCTGTCCGTACCACACCTTCGCGTTGTTCTCCAGGTCGATCATCTGAAGATCCACTTGGTAGAAGACCGCTTTGGTCCCATCGGCCTCGTCAAGAATGGTGGCGATCGTCCCCTTCATCATGAAATCGGCGCCGATCTCTTTCCCAGGAGATTTCTGCGTGTCTTCGCGAGCATACATCGCCTGTTCTTTCCGTTCGGTACGAACCTCGTCACGCTCGCCTTTCCCGGCCACGAACGTGACTTTCTGGGAATTGGTGAGTTCCCGCTCCAAATCCGTGATGAAGGTTTGCACGCTGATATGTTCATGACTGCTGTTCAGGACCGTCCCCACGACGACGACGGGCTGACGTTGGTTGGCCTTTTCAAAATTCCCCAGCCATGGATATTGCAGCGCATCCTTGACCATCGCTTCGGCGACCATGCGGGAATCCGTATCGTTCCACCGGCCGCTCAAATCGGTCACGATTCCGGCATCGACACGAGTCACCTTTGTTTCGTGCCCGCATCCGGGCAACGCGAGGCCGACACACACCGTGGCGACGAGCACAGGACGAAACATCCGGATCACCGTGAACCTCCGAGCAGAGATAGACAACGTCCTTTTCATGGAGGTCTAGCGAACGCCTCGCTTTTCCTCTTCGTTCTCCAACCGCTCGAACAGACGGTCGGCATTCTTCCGGACGAAGTCG encodes the following:
- a CDS encoding LPP20 family lipoprotein; translation: MMRTGECWFGQGVAVFLCLGWMVSAWTGCAWFTGKGKPAWVDGRSADYPLTQYLTGVGQAETRSNAEDQAYAAVARIFKAEVAAQAKDWESYLLVENRGVSNAERRLTIDSVTKVSTDKMLESVRIADVWYDRDSRVYYALSVMNRAQAEAALMEKVLALDRAIDADVAESRQAIDKLAKVRALRRAGRNLVLREVYNTDLRVIRLSGNGAPSRYQVNELSGELEQFLATNLVLAVQVSGDHAEPVGRALAEGLIREGLHVTTRAEGDEAGSPELIVRGTVRLFPIEVRDPQFKYVRWCSDFEVVEPGTRRVVGATARGGREGHLTEREATAKTLRVMQHELSSDVAKAIAAHIFGEVALPETATMPASCPREESGVKR
- a CDS encoding COG3014 family protein, with translation MRWGVVTPISLLPFLAALVLLTGCGPFVNRYLLIEQSLVAGDPQRAVAIVEQTEKEYGAKGRVLYEMDRGMVLQLAGDYQQSNAALERAEEEVERLYTRTIRSETAAFLTNDNALPYEGDAYEHVMINVIKAINYAAQGQLQGALVEARRIDHRLNVLSDRVKDTNKYRNDGFARYVSGILYEAVGDLNNAFIAYRNAYEAYGAMSGWLKMSAPPSLRADLLRTTAALDLATEFAEYRQAFPDAVWQPLSSQERLAQVVLISYNGRAPRKEDLFLDLPISLDAAQLVLLNRGVFRSPYQRDRVADSVLYGLNGRVVRVALPQLVSQKTQVASESMTLTDSNGRSVVVRSEAAHNVTALAEKSLSERLPSITVKALARAATKYAAAEGAMIGAQHAAGRDAAPWVGLLVGLVAHGMAVASEEVDKRSWQTLPDEIHVARAWVPPGQYRLFIQPSGQGATAAKDGHTIALTEGQTMFIIQRVMQ
- a CDS encoding penicillin-binding protein activator LpoB, whose protein sequence is MFRPVLVATVCVGLALPGCGHETKVTRVDAGIVTDLSGRWNDTDSRMVAEAMVKDALQYPWLGNFEKANQRQPVVVVGTVLNSSHEHISVQTFITDLERELTNSQKVTFVAGKGERDEVRTERKEQAMYAREDTQKSPGKEIGADFMMKGTIATILDEADGTKAVFYQVDLQMIDLENNAKVWYGQKKIKKVVEKKRTVF